ACATCCCTTAAATTCATAATCACTaatgtgctctctctctctacataaatctctttttgataaaaaaatctgGTCTAGTTGTGCAAAGACATCTCAGAAAAGATGGAGAGAAAAGACAAAAGTGTGTAGATTATGAGATGAAAAACAAAACCACCACTCTAGTCTAAACTTGAAGAAAAAACTCTCATTTTCTCATCTCTTATCTTCCTGTAGAACTTCCAAGACCTCCCACACAAGGAATAGTTGCACGCACGGATATATCTGTTTCTTTTGTCTTTGCAGGCCCAACAGacgatcctcctcctcctcctgttGTTCCTTTTGACTTCTTCTGCCGCGACTGTTTCTGTCCCACAGGCTGATCATTCTGTTGAGCTAAGTCTAACCCTGAACCTGACTCCGATCCTGAACCGGTGCTCTGCTCTCTCTGCTTACCCGTGCTTCGTCTTGATGGCCTTGTTGAACCTCCTACCCTTGATGGAGACTCTGCAGGTGAGTTGTTTGTGCCTGTGGATGCTTTACGCCTCccctttttcttttgcttctcccGGGGTTTCTTGTTGGAACTTCCTTTTTCCTCAGCCGCTGGAGACTTATAATCATGCATCTTCAGATTCCCATGAAAAATAATGAGTTCATCTACAACCAAAGTATCTATATATGTAGTGTAAGGTAATACTTACCCAGCTTGGGGTTGTGGCAGAGGGCCCTTCCCATCCTATATGAGCAACATGTTTCACATCGGTCGGTTTTCCAATCTGCATCTCTGGTTCCTTATTATCCTCAGCAATTTTtgtaaaagtttttaaaatctgATTTCATGATGACTATACATAGACatgtattaataaattgatAAGTGAACTCACCGAAGATGCGAGCAATATACCTCAATCCTTTTAATAGACCCTTCATTTGATAAGGTCAACTTGCTAATGCAGACCTAACTTGCATGTCAAGCAACCAGAAACCTTTTtcataaattgtttttaaaagattcttcttattttttcttataactatgtgtttatgttatataaaagGTTGTGATATGCTGGCAGAGGGGGAAGATTTGAATTGTTTTAGGGTGAATCCTACttgaaatcaaaaccctaagAAATCGATAAAATGAACTTACATTGTTATGGGAGAAGTTAGGGTTCCTATTACCAAAGGAACGGAATCATATAGATTTTGAAGATGTATAATTCCTGAAAAGGtaagagaaatatatataaagaaataagaaaaaaatcacaaaataaaacGTCTTTGCCTTAGGAAAAATAAtgacaagagaaaaaaaattaccgGGCTACAAACTTGTAAAACGATATATCTTTCCAAAATTGTTGTGCAGAAAATCAAAATGCTTGTCTCTActtcttttgttattttcttgGTTCGTATTCTCTTATGCGTCGCGACTAGAAGAGAAAGATAACGTAATGAAAAGGAAATCTCAAGATGTGTCCTCTTTCTTTGAGAACAAGAAGTTCCTTTTCTCTTTCCTGTCTATTTCTACATATGGCTAATAAACACATGGCGGATGATTATTGGATGTAGAAGTTGTAAGTCAACGGATAACCAGAAGATTTCTCTTATTTTATGGTTTCTATATTAAGGTTCTCTGAGTCATCTTAGGTCGTTTTTTACTGGCAAACGCGGGAGATACGGTTATTGGTTATTAGGGAAAGCTTACTAAGATCTAGGAAGTTGATCGAAACTTCCACCTAAATACTGAGATTGTTTGAGATAttacaatgaaacaaaataataaaatctagcATGTAAACATTTTTACATATCTACAGACAATTGTCTTCCTCTAATATTA
This genomic window from Raphanus sativus cultivar WK10039 unplaced genomic scaffold, ASM80110v3 Scaffold3786, whole genome shotgun sequence contains:
- the LOC130506921 gene encoding CRIB domain-containing protein RIC5-like is translated as MQIGKPTDVKHVAHIGWEGPSATTPSWMHDYKSPAAEEKGSSNKKPREKQKKKGRRKASTGTNNSPAESPSRVGGSTRPSRRSTGKQREQSTGSGSESGSGLDLAQQNDQPVGQKQSRQKKSKGTTGGGGGSSVGPAKTKETDISVRATIPCVGGLGSSTGR